One bacterium DNA segment encodes these proteins:
- a CDS encoding diguanylate cyclase: protein MATLLLIDPSELHRAQLRAAVEPAGLFDEILEAADGIAGTRVFLDKRVDVVVCRGELGGVDAAGLLPAFLDAPGRAAAPIVFLSAKDDPESRARLLDAGATDVLTMPVHFAELVARLRIHLRRKRMQDDLRVKDETLARLSTVDPLTGLRTRRYADDVLATEFLRARRHDNPLAILLGDLDHLVRVNDEVGHLAGDAALRGVASVLLHDLRCTDVAARYGGGEILVVLAQNDLSGARILAERWRESVEESRFADPAGQVVGVTLSIGIAALDGETVSPEALVGAADAALHRAKAQGRNRVELAGPA from the coding sequence TTGGCGACCCTGCTCCTGATCGACCCGTCCGAACTCCACCGCGCCCAGCTCCGGGCGGCGGTCGAGCCGGCCGGGCTCTTCGACGAGATTCTGGAGGCGGCGGACGGGATCGCGGGGACGCGGGTCTTCCTCGACAAGCGCGTGGATGTGGTCGTGTGCCGGGGGGAGCTCGGCGGGGTCGATGCGGCCGGTCTCCTGCCGGCGTTCCTGGACGCGCCCGGCCGCGCGGCGGCCCCGATCGTCTTCCTGTCCGCGAAGGACGACCCGGAGTCGCGGGCGCGGCTGCTCGATGCCGGGGCGACCGACGTGCTGACGATGCCGGTCCACTTCGCAGAGCTGGTGGCGAGGCTGCGGATCCATCTCCGCAGGAAGCGGATGCAGGACGATCTGCGCGTGAAGGACGAGACGCTCGCGCGCCTGTCGACCGTCGACCCGCTGACGGGGCTCCGGACGCGGCGCTACGCCGACGACGTGCTCGCCACCGAGTTCCTCCGCGCGCGGCGTCACGACAATCCCCTCGCGATCCTGCTGGGCGACCTCGATCACCTCGTTCGGGTGAACGACGAAGTGGGCCATCTCGCGGGCGACGCGGCCCTTCGCGGGGTCGCCTCGGTCCTGCTCCACGACCTCCGGTGCACCGACGTCGCCGCGAGATATGGCGGGGGCGAGATCCTCGTCGTGCTCGCCCAGAACGATCTCTCCGGCGCGCGGATCCTCGCCGAGCGATGGCGAGAGTCGGTCGAGGAGTCCCGCTTCGCGGATCCCGCGGGCCAGGTCGTCGGCGTGACCCTCTCGATCGGCATCGCCGCGCTCGACGGCGAGACGGTGTCGCCCGAGGCCCTGGTGGGCGCCGCGGATGCCGCGCTCCACCGGGCGAAGGCG
- a CDS encoding acyl-CoA synthetase, with protein sequence MTVPSIHVPADARFDPTAGGASCLTAAWARHWRARPDTKVIHDPDRGWLSRGDLAAESATRAGRLAALGLQSGDRILLSAESSADLVTSYVAALRLGLVVIPTNTAYGPRELAHVIEDAGPRAAIVDDPAKRSAIAELAPDLARLDPTLEIPDGPIPELDAETPDSPALVCYTSGTTGRPKGAVLSHANCLASAEGLRLAWRWTEADRLLLALPLFHMHGLGVGLHGTLYNGSSAVLYRGFRPDEILEEIEEREATLFFGVPTMYHRLASHPEAKALARLRLCVSGSAALPAALHEEIERVSGQRVLERYGMTETLMLVSNPHDAERRAGTVGLPLPGVELRLEGEPAEIQVRGPNVFSGYWQRPDANADAFTDDGWFRTGDLGAVDDDGYVSIVGRAKELIISGGYNVYPREIEDVLRTRPEIEDVAVVGEPDPEWGERVEAYAVLTAPVELADLRAAIGDALAPFKHPRALHPVEALPRNALGKVQKHRLAKGEVLAD encoded by the coding sequence ATGACCGTGCCCTCGATCCACGTCCCGGCGGACGCCCGCTTCGACCCGACGGCGGGCGGGGCTTCCTGCCTGACCGCGGCCTGGGCCCGTCACTGGCGCGCGCGCCCCGACACCAAGGTGATCCACGATCCGGACCGGGGCTGGCTCTCGCGCGGCGATCTCGCGGCGGAGTCCGCCACCCGGGCCGGCCGCCTCGCCGCCCTCGGCCTGCAGTCCGGGGATCGGATCCTCCTCTCGGCGGAGAGCTCGGCGGACCTCGTCACGAGCTACGTCGCCGCTCTCCGTCTCGGTCTCGTCGTCATCCCGACGAACACCGCCTACGGCCCCCGGGAGCTGGCCCACGTGATCGAGGACGCCGGTCCGCGCGCCGCAATCGTCGACGATCCCGCGAAGCGATCCGCGATCGCCGAGCTCGCGCCGGATCTGGCGCGGCTCGACCCGACCCTCGAGATCCCCGACGGCCCGATCCCGGAGCTCGACGCGGAAACGCCCGATTCCCCGGCGCTCGTCTGTTACACGTCCGGCACCACCGGCCGACCGAAGGGCGCGGTCCTCTCGCACGCGAACTGCCTCGCGAGCGCCGAGGGGCTCCGCCTGGCCTGGCGCTGGACGGAGGCGGATCGCCTTCTCCTGGCGCTCCCGCTCTTCCACATGCACGGGCTCGGCGTCGGCCTGCACGGCACGCTCTACAACGGCAGCTCCGCCGTGCTCTACCGCGGCTTCCGCCCGGACGAGATCCTCGAGGAGATCGAAGAGCGGGAGGCGACGCTCTTCTTCGGCGTGCCGACGATGTACCACCGACTGGCGAGCCACCCCGAGGCGAAGGCGCTGGCCCGGCTCCGGCTCTGCGTATCGGGCTCGGCGGCCCTACCCGCTGCGCTCCACGAAGAGATCGAGCGCGTCTCGGGCCAGCGCGTCCTCGAGCGCTACGGGATGACCGAAACGCTGATGCTCGTTTCGAACCCCCACGACGCCGAGCGACGCGCGGGGACCGTCGGGCTCCCCCTGCCCGGCGTCGAGCTCCGCCTCGAAGGCGAGCCGGCGGAGATCCAGGTCCGCGGACCGAACGTCTTCTCCGGCTACTGGCAACGCCCCGACGCCAACGCCGACGCGTTCACCGACGACGGCTGGTTCCGCACCGGCGATCTCGGCGCCGTCGACGACGACGGTTACGTCTCGATCGTCGGTCGTGCGAAGGAGCTGATCATCAGCGGCGGGTACAACGTCTATCCGCGGGAGATCGAGGACGTGCTGCGAACGCGGCCGGAGATCGAGGACGTCGCCGTCGTGGGCGAGCCCGACCCGGAATGGGGAGAGCGCGTCGAGGCCTACGCCGTCCTCACGGCACCGGTCGAGCTGGCGGATCTGCGGGCGGCGATCGGCGATGCCCTCGCCCCCTTCAAGCACCCCCGCGCCCTGCACCCGGTCGAAGCGCTGCCGCGCAACGCCCTGGGCAAGGTCCAGAAGCACCGCCTCGCGAAGGGTGAAGTCCTCGCCGACTGA